CATTGCGGCGACATGGGACTTTCTCGCAAGGCTTACAACGAAATCATCGATGGAAAGACAGCAGCGCTCATTGACGCCGCAGCACGCATCGGTGGCATTTTGGCCGGTTTCGATCAGCCGATGGTTGATGAATGCGCTAAGATGGGAACGCACTTTGGAATTGCCTTCCAGATTATCGACGACCTGCTGGACTATGGCTATGGTTCCGTGAACATGGACAAGGCAAAGTTCACCGACCTTTCAAACGGTCTTATCACGCTTCCGCTCCTCTATTACTTCGAGGACTGCACAGCTGAAGAACGTCGTGAAATGGAAGGCTTTATCGCAAAGGCATCTGCAGAAGGCATTCCCGAAAAGATTCAAGACCGCCTGTTTGCAAAGAAGAGCTTTGCGAAGGCAAAAGCCGAAGCCCAGGAACACTTGGAACAAGCGCTTGCCATTGCCGACAAATTCCCGAAGAGCAACTTCACCGAAGAAATTACCGCCATGTTCGCCAGCATGTCGGAACGCGGGAACTAAGGCGACTACGCCGCAGTAAAAAGCAGACAACAGCCACTTTTTACAACACTTTCTAAAAGACAACGTGCCAAACGTTGTCTTTTATATTATTTTCTTTACAAGTGTTATGGGGCACAAGAAGGAGATCTTATGAAAAACAAGCTTTGGGGGCTTGCCGTTTTGCCGTTATTATCGGCGTTATTCTCAGCATCATTCTTTACAGGCTGTGCACAAAATAATCCAACAGTATCTATAAACCCGAGCTGGACTGAAAAACCAACAAAAATTACCGTCGTCTTCACAGAACCTTTTGTCGACAATGTAGACGATCTCGAAGACGATTTAGAAGAATACACCGAAAAATTTG
This is a stretch of genomic DNA from Fibrobacter sp. UWB13. It encodes these proteins:
- a CDS encoding polyprenyl synthetase family protein, which encodes MSPTKADFKAVLSQARDLVKVELDKTEQVIMQVAKNAPAGISDRLVTLFSRKGKRIRSTLLCLLANCGTQKPDIDRVAHACAAVELLHLASLVHDDIIDGTDVRRGQKTAHREWGTQVAVLIGDYVLSQSMRCVIDEEARNIPVIISDAADKLIIGEIMELDHCGDMGLSRKAYNEIIDGKTAALIDAAARIGGILAGFDQPMVDECAKMGTHFGIAFQIIDDLLDYGYGSVNMDKAKFTDLSNGLITLPLLYYFEDCTAEERREMEGFIAKASAEGIPEKIQDRLFAKKSFAKAKAEAQEHLEQALAIADKFPKSNFTEEITAMFASMSERGN